The window ttaaacatgactaaaagtttgccggagggggcatagcgaaatttaaactctgctttgcaatttttttaaaattttttgattgagcgggggttcgaacccggaacctatgagttttagccgaagggtaaaatttaaagaccataaatataaggggcaaaatttaaatatcaCCCCAAAAAAAGGACAATTCCATCAATTACATAGTCACCTTATGGACTAACCCAAATGGGCTCTTTATGGTATCAGTCCAAATTTTTgtgacattttttatttttaatccaattcaaaaagaatgatacatttataTCTTtcataataatttaattttaaaattcatATTTTAAGTTTGACGAAATAAAGTATAACTGCACAAATATTTCTAATGtatttaaaatcaaaattttcaaaaaaaaatatttttttttctagattttatGCCGAATAAACATCCTGTACATAATTGGGAGGGAGGGGAATACTGTATTTCTTTTCAGCTGCAAGTTgttaaacaaaatacaaaaagcACGGGTTTGTCCCGCCTTTTGTCTTTATTTTATGACTAACTATGTGACACTTTTTCACCTAATCCACTTTGGACCCCCAAAAAAACCTACAAAAGGTCAAAAAGCAAAAACTAAATTACAGAATGCAATATTATCAATCTTTAAAGATGTATTCCCTAGATATATTCATCAACGGCTGTAGAGAATCTAGAGAAAATTTCCTGGCAAACAAGAATGGATCATGCCGTTTATTAGCAACAGACAAATCAGAACCGTTGATTTCTTCATCACCATATCGAGGCCGGGCCAATCGTAAGGTCAAGATCAATTCTGGAGACACTTCACTTGCAGTGTAAGTACGAGGATGCCCTCCATGACTACCCTTCCAGTCCACGTGTGTCAAAGTAGCTGGGACACAACCCTGCGGTTAGAGTTAGGCAAACTCAGCTCGTGAAGACCTGACTTGTCTAACCCGCCCAAGTTTGAGCGGATCATTGACCAACACAATTATCAATTCAGTCTATTTCGGCCTAATGCAATTCAGCTAAGTTGACCTAATATGCAGCCCAAATTGAAAATCTTGtcaaagtattttttaaaataatacgTTAAATATAGCCATtataaagagaaaaaaataattttgttatgTACTACAAAATgactgtcctaatttatgtggcacaattttctttttaatatgtctcaaaaaaatgtcacatttctatatttaaaaatcatttaattttATGATATGATtacaacgatacaaatatctatgacttattttggatcataaatttcattttttttttcaactctttGTTTCAAattgtgtcatataaattgaaacgggagTATAAAAGACTAAATACAGAAATTAAAATTTAATAAGAATTGAATGCATTAAGTTATGATCCGCTTTTAACTCATTTTAGCCCAAATAACTATTAACCCACACAATACAGTCCACGACTCCCCAAATTCAGCCAAATTCAGCCAACCCACCTATTTAACCACCCTACCTGTGGGTCTACCATGTTGAGTAGCGTAGAGAAGTATTGCTCCTCTGGATAACACGTGGAAGCTTCTAAGCAAGGTAGCTTGAACTTTGACCATAACCTCCTGTCACGCACAACTATCCAAGCATGCTTACGCTTTATTACAAAAAACTGGGACCCAATTCGAAAATCATCAAACTTCACCTCAGGTAACATAGCGTGTTCCCCACGCGCCGCATATCGACCGTATGCCCAACTCTCATTTCCCAGtacttcaatgaagctctttcttGATTTTGTAAGAGTTGTGTAAGTGAAATTGAAAGAACGTAGTGGAATACAAGATGGGGAAAGAAGGGCAAACATGTAATTATACTTGTCGTGGAGAAGTGCTCTTGCGAGTAACCGACGCGCCGCAGAGGTGAGAGTTGGGGAATGGCGGCGCGTGGGTTTTGAAGGGATTACACGGTGAGCAAACACGCCTTGAAATGGTGGTGTATAGTTGAAACGTGGGTCtgcatgtatgtatatgttgtaaaGATTTTTAGGTGTGTTGTTGAAGAAAATTTCCCATAATGGGGCAAATGGAAGTGCAGTAGTTGTGAGAAACATAAAAGCTAGCTTCTTTGGTGCTGTAACTAGTTTGGGTATCGGGCTGAGTCGTCCAGCTTCCTGGAACAACATTGAGTCATCATCATCAACTTCCTCACGC is drawn from Lycium barbarum isolate Lr01 chromosome 8, ASM1917538v2, whole genome shotgun sequence and contains these coding sequences:
- the LOC132606048 gene encoding glycosyltransferase BC10-like isoform X1; translated protein: MLSPSPISLLCALLLCLPLAIIFTITTPLTSSSVPTTNTPPRNTTSNIIHPKTISTNKTQEKNKEIHSARLPPPVARGGSTSSGAHKLQILNPPTLIASREEVDDDDSMLFQEAGRLSPIPKLVTAPKKLAFMFLTTTALPFAPLWEIFFNNTPKNLYNIYIHADPRFNYTPPFQGVFAHRVIPSKPTRRHSPTLTSAARRLLARALLHDKYNYMFALLSPSCIPLRSFNFTYTTLTKSRKSFIEVLGNESWAYGRYAARGEHAMLPEVKFDDFRIGSQFFVIKRKHAWIVVRDRRLWSKFKLPCLEASTCYPEEQYFSTLLNMVDPQGCVPATLTHVDWKGSHGGHPRTYTASEVSPELILTLRLARPRYGDEEINGSDLSVANKRHDPFLFARKFSLDSLQPLMNISREYIFKD
- the LOC132606048 gene encoding glycosyltransferase BC10-like isoform X2 gives rise to the protein MLSPSPISLLCALLLCLPLAIIFTITTPLTSSSVPTTNTPPRNTTSNIIHPKTISTNKTQEKNKEIHSARLPPPVARGGSTSSGAHKLQILNPPTLIASREEVDDDDSMLFQEAGRLSPIPKLVTAPKKLAFMFLTTTALPFAPLWEIFFNNTPKNLYNIYIHADPRFNYTPPFQGVFAHRVIPSKPTRRHSPTLTSAARRLLARALLHDKYNYMFALLSPSCIPLRSFNFTYTTLTKSRKSFIEVLGNESWAYGRYAARGEHAMLPEVKFDDFRIGSQFFVIKRKHAWIVVRDRRLWSKFKLPCLEASTCYPEEQYFSTLLNMVDPQVGWLNRVVSQLL